The nucleotide window AAAAAGAATTAGAAAGAGTAAAGACACAGTACTTCTCAAGATTTATCCGGGGCAGTGAACGCATTGGCGGCTTTGGCGGCAAGTCCGATATTCTTGCTTCAAATATGACTTACGGCGGAACTCCTGATTATTATAAAACCACACTGCAGCAAATCTCCAAAGCAACTGTTTCGGGAATTAAAAACACAGCAGCAAAATGGCTGAGTGATGGAGTTTACGTTCTCGAAGTTCACCCATTCCCCGAATATACAGTAATGGATGCGGGTGCAGATAGAACAAAACTGCCTGAAACCGGCGAAGCTCCCGAAGTTAAATTCCCGGAAATTCAGCGCACAACTTTATCAAACGGATTGAAAATAGTTTTAGCCGAGCGTCATTCGATTCCTGTTGTAAATTTTAATATGATTTTTGATGCCGGCTATGCTGCTGATCAGTTTACAAATCCGGGAACTTCAAAGTTAGTAATGGATATGCTTGATGAAGGGACTAAAACTAAATCGTCTCTTGAGATTAGTGAAGAGCTGAATATGCTTGGTGCCAATATAAACAGCGGATCATCGCTTGATAATTCAAGTGTTTCGCTCTCTTCTCTGAAAGCAAACCTTGACGGCTCGCTTAAAATTTTTGCAGACGTAATTCTTAACCCATCCTTCCCCGAAAACGAATTGAGTAGATTGAAGAAACAATTACTCGCTACGATTCAACGGGAAAAAGTAACTCCGATACAAATGGCACTTCGCGTTTTTCCAAAACTTTTATATGGCGAAGGTCATGCTTATGGCAATCCACTTACAGGATCAGGAACAGAGGCATCGGTAGAGAAAATCACAAAAGATGATTTAATGAAATTTCATAAAGACTGGATTGTCCCCAACAATGCAACTCTCGTTGTTGTTGGTGATATTACTTTAAATGAAGTTAAATCAAAACTTGAAAACCTTTTTAAAGATTGGAAAAGCCAAAGCACCCCCGAAAAAAATATCAGCGTCGTTGATGATAATTTAAAACCCACTGTTTATATAATGGATAGACCTGGTTCGCAGCAATCATTAATTCTTGCATCAAGCATTGCCCCCAAAAGGTCTTCGGAAGATGAAATAGCAGTTCAAACTGCAAATAATATTCTTGGCGGACAGTTTACTTCAAGAGTTAACATGAATCTTCGTGAAGATAAACATTGGTCTTATGGTGCCTCTACCTTCATAATGGGGACTAAAACACAAAGACCGTTTATTGTTTATGCTCCTGTTCAGACTGATAAAACAAAAGAATCAATGTCCGAAATAAAAAAAGAACTGACGAATGTACTTGGCGAAAAGCCAATTTCGCTAGAAGAATTTGAAAAGGATAAAAAGAATCAAATATTAAGTTTGCCGGGAAGCTGGGAAACGATGGGCTCGGTTGGTGGTTCGCTTTCAGAGATTGTTGTTTACAATCTTCCTGATGATTACTTCGCGAAATATTCCTCAAACGTTGCGTCATTAAATTTAAATGAAGTAAAAGATTCTGCCGGCAAATTTGTTAAGCCGGCAAATCTTATTTGGGTTGTAGTTGGCGATAGAAGTAAAATTGAGGAAGGTGTAAAAAGTCTTGGCTTCGGCGAAATCAAATATATTGATGGCGATGGAAATATAATTCAATAAAGTATTTTTTATATCTAATATTAAAGCCGGCATTGTC belongs to Ignavibacteriales bacterium and includes:
- a CDS encoding insulinase family protein, yielding MRNIFFLLFIFMLAIQISAQQTSAELLKGIDIKYEKFVLDNGLTLIVHEDHKAPIVAVNIWYHVGSKNEKKGKTGFAHLFEHLMFNGSENYDNDYFQEMEKIGATDLNGTTNEDRTNYFENVPTSASDIALWMESDRMGHLIGAITQAKLDEQRGVVQNEKRQGENEPYGGVWELITRATYPAGHPYSWSVIGSMEDLNAASLEDVQEWFKTSYGAANAVIVVAGDIDSKAALEKVNKYFGDIPSGPPISKHDVWIAKRTGEQREIMQDRVPQSRIFKVWNVPEWGSKEGTDLDLLTDILSSGKTSRLFKRLVYEEQIATNVSSYVDLKEIAGQFYIDVTAKPGQDLKKIEQIIDEELNKIITEGPSEKELERVKTQYFSRFIRGSERIGGFGGKSDILASNMTYGGTPDYYKTTLQQISKATVSGIKNTAAKWLSDGVYVLEVHPFPEYTVMDAGADRTKLPETGEAPEVKFPEIQRTTLSNGLKIVLAERHSIPVVNFNMIFDAGYAADQFTNPGTSKLVMDMLDEGTKTKSSLEISEELNMLGANINSGSSLDNSSVSLSSLKANLDGSLKIFADVILNPSFPENELSRLKKQLLATIQREKVTPIQMALRVFPKLLYGEGHAYGNPLTGSGTEASVEKITKDDLMKFHKDWIVPNNATLVVVGDITLNEVKSKLENLFKDWKSQSTPEKNISVVDDNLKPTVYIMDRPGSQQSLILASSIAPKRSSEDEIAVQTANNILGGQFTSRVNMNLREDKHWSYGASTFIMGTKTQRPFIVYAPVQTDKTKESMSEIKKELTNVLGEKPISLEEFEKDKKNQILSLPGSWETMGSVGGSLSEIVVYNLPDDYFAKYSSNVASLNLNEVKDSAGKFVKPANLIWVVVGDRSKIEEGVKSLGFGEIKYIDGDGNIIQ